Proteins encoded within one genomic window of Eurosta solidaginis isolate ZX-2024a chromosome 1, ASM4086904v1, whole genome shotgun sequence:
- the LOC137236452 gene encoding probable dimethyladenosine transferase, whose protein sequence is MPKVKRDKRSRIQQEVQRQGIIFNKDFGQHILKNPLVIQSMLEKAALRNTDIVLEIGPGTGNMTVKMLERAKKVIACEIDTRLAAELQKRVQATPLQPKLQVLIGDFLKAELPFFDLCIANVPYQISSPLIFKLLLHRPIFRCAVLMFQREFAQRLVAKPGDKLYCRLSINTQLLARVDMLMKVGKNNFKPPPKVESSVVRLEPKNPPPPVNFTEWDGLTRIAFLRKNKTLGAAFKINSVIDMLEKNYKLHLSLRNQPLEPDFSMQSKVMGILHNLEMENSRPRSMDLDDFMKLLLAFNSEGIHFN, encoded by the exons ATGCCTAAAGTGAAAAGGGATAAAAGATCACGCATACAACAAGAGGTTCAAAGGCAAG GTATTATCTTCAATAAGGACTTTGGTCAACATATACTTAAAAATCCTCTTGTGATACAAAGCATGTTAGAAAAGGCTGCACTGCGCAACACAGACATTGTACTGGAAATTGGTCCCGGCACGGGTAATATGACTGTGAAAATGCTGGAACGTGCCAAGAAAGTGATAGCCTGTGAAATCGATACAAGACTTGCGGCGGAACTACAAAAACGTGTGCAGGCAACACCATTACAACCAAAGTTACAAGTATTGATTGGTGATTTCCTCAAAGCTGAACTGCCATTCTTTGATTTGTGCATAGCCAATGTGCCATATCAAATTAGTTCGCCTCTAATATTTAAATTACTATTACATCGACCAATATTTCGTTGCGCTGTGCTAATGTTTCAACGTGAATTTGCACAGCGTTTAGTAGCCAAACCAGGGGATAAGCTTTATTGTCGCTTGAGTATTAATACACAACTCTTGGCGCGTGTTGATATGCTGATGAAAGTtggtaaaaataatttcaaaccaCCGCCAAAGGTAGAATCAAGCGTTGTAAGATTGGAGCCGAAAAATCCGCCTCCACCTGTTAATTTTACTGAATGGGATGGTCTAACACGTATTGCATTTTTACGTAAAAACAAAACATTAGGTGCAGCATTCAAAATTAATTCGGTTATAGAtatgttagagaaaaattacaaattgCATCTATCGTTGCGGAATCAG CCGCTCGAGCCAGATTTTAGTATGCAATCCAAAGTCATGGGAATTCTGCATAATCTTGAAATGGAAAATTCACGACCACGTTCAATGGATTTAGACGATTTTATGAAGTTACTACTGGCCTTTAATTCCGAGGGCATACATTTTAATTAG